The Oncorhynchus mykiss isolate Arlee chromosome 5, USDA_OmykA_1.1, whole genome shotgun sequence DNA window gctactgtatatagcctgtctttttactgttttatttctttacttacctattgttcacctaattccttttttgcactattaattagagcctgtaagtaagcatttcaccgtaaggtctactacacctgttgtattcggcgcacgtaacaaataaactttgatttgatttgcatctcagtgctagaggcatcactacaaacaccctggtttgaattcaggctgtatcacaactggccgtgattgggagtcccatagggcggtgcacaattggcccatcgtcgtccgggtttggccggtgtagtgAGCGTGCAATCACAAGATGCTGGAATTTACTCTCCAATCAGATGCAGTATCACAGCTTTCAATATAAATTACTGGACATCTAGAGCATCATCACATCTTAGTGATGTGTGATTTGCTGTATGTTACTCTCTCCCCACTAGGACTCACTGGTGGGGAGAACAACACACAGTGATAATAGAGCTTATTTAAGACTTTTAATCATCTGACAATAAAAACAAGGGACCAGCTTTTGAAAACAGAATATGACAGAATTGAAATACTGCATTACAAAAGGAAGAGAATACATTTCAGAAGCTTCACACTGACATACAGTAGTTTCATTAACTGCATAGTGGTTGACCAGCAATACTGGATATTGTATCATTAAGTGTTGCGCAGTCGTTAGGGTCATTATGGTTTTGGTCTGTCTGTAACATAATCTGTCAGCATACAAGAGGTTAGACCAGTCCATTCATTTATAATGTGATCAATCTTTAAATTTAGAAAGACTATTAGCCTACTGTAAAAAGCCTCAGAGGTGACGTATACAAAATATGTCCACAAATAACAGCTTTGTGATCCACAAATACAATCATTTGAAGAAAGAAAAAAGTTTAATGGCTGGAAGTAATTTAATACCAGTTTGTTGTTTCCTTTCCAGGCTAAGGAGTCTCCCTCCTAAAGAAAGAAATGCTATTTCTTCTCAGTGCAAGCATTTCCAAGATTTAGGTCAATTTTTTACAGGCATAGGGAACATGCTTTAAGTTTGGTCCCTCACTTCTCCCCCTTGTAGTTGATGATGTACGTTGGGGTATCAGTAACTTGTCCATCACGGGGATAACTATATCATGACACCTCAATGAGTTCTACTGAGTGGTTAGAGCTGGTTTGTGAGGGGGACAGAGGCCTGACGTGCACAAATGAGATGTTTCCACTGTCACCTCCATCACCTCTGTTGTTCCCCCAAGGTTCTTAGTCTCAACCCCACTTTGAACCGCACTAAGCGACAGTGGGGCATCCCCACTGTGGTATCCATTTTGGATGTAGCTGATTGGTGCAGGGTCTGACCGTGGTGGCGACCACTGACAGAAGGTAGAGGAAGCCTCTTTCTCAGCTCTATGGGTCCCTATGGGAGTCCTAGTGGGGCTGAGTTTGGGGCTGGGCTCCAGGGCATAACTGTTCATCATGGTGCCACATGATCCATCCACCATATTGATGCGAGTGGTGGTGCGCATGACACTAATGCTGCCGCCCACCCCTCTGTCACCCCCATTCCACTCCTGGTGTCCCAGCACGTGCTGGCGCAGGATCCTGCGGAAGGTGTGGCGGAACTCCCGGATGCGGTATGCGTAGATGAAGGGGTTGACCACGGAGTTGGCGTGGGACAGGATGATGGCAATGTTCATCACCCATATGTGTGGGCGCCCACAGTCCTGGCAGAACAGGTTGAAGCAGTTGATGATGTGCAGGGGCAGCCAGCAGAAGGCGAACAGCCCCATGATAATGGCCAGAGACTTGGCCGCGTGGACCTCCTTCTGCAGAGTGGAGCGGGAAGACGTGGACGACGAACTTGTCCCGTGGGTGTGCATGTGAGCCAGCTTCAGGTCCATCAGCCTCAGTTGGCGCCGAGCCGCCATGAAGATGCGGGCATAGATGGCCAGCATGACCAGCAGAGGCACCAGCACACAGCCAAAGAAGTTGAAGTAGACCATGTAGTGCAGGGTCACCACACCCTCAAACAGGCACTCTGTCATGCCCTCGGGGCATGAGCTACTGTTGGTGGCATTGACACCCCTGTTCCAGCCCAGCATGGGCGTAAGGCCGATGCCCACAGTGAGAACCCAGCACACTGCGATGATGCTCTTCGCCCTCCCGGCCGTCACAAGACTGTTATACCTAAAGATCACATGAAAACACAAGAGAGGAATTCAGACAGGTGCTTTATATTGTTACATGACAAACATTGACGTTCCCAGGATGAGAGAGTTCTTTTTTTCGAGCCCAGACATTCCCAGACAGACTCAATAGTAAAGCATGTTCATCTTTCCTGGACCAAACCAATGGCTTCCTGTGATCAGAGAGCTCTACAGAATATATGGGACAGGCTTCAGAGGGTAAACAGCCTTTATAAAGAGAATGTACCAGTATCTACCTATATGGGAAATGAGTCCAATGTTTGACAGATTCGACTAGCCCTGCCATACTGGAAGATGGAGCAGCGGATATCAGCTCATGTACTATATGTGGACTTAAGAAAGCATTTCCTGTGATTTAAGGAACATGCACAAAAGCTTATCTACCCTCTGATGTAACCCTTGTTGGCTGTCCTTTGTTTGTGCCCTAGACATTACACAAATGAAAATCTGTGTTCTATGTAATATGCAGAATGAGATCAACCGatttctatatatattttttaatttaacctttatttaactagaacaAAATCTAATTTAATAATATCACAAACCATTCAATATTGTGATACACCACAGTTATAATAATTTAAGGCAAATATTCGCTCAGCATTAAAGCAAATATTAAGGAAATTAGTCCGTCTTAAGGCCAATAGTTGTAATGAACAGAATATCAAGCTGTTGTCAGgtctttctgtctgttttctTCCATTGGCCATGTCTAAACCAGAGTTCATAATGTAAAATCTCAAAGGGCAGCGCCACAGACACATCACCCAGTTGTTTGTGGTTATGGGGTGGGTTGAGGGGTCCAGGAGGGCTTAGGCCTCTTTGACTgagtccctaaccctaacctgctaTGACTTTAACACGAAGGCAATGCCTTCCCACGGAATAATCAAAATTGCAGTTGTGACTGTGACCAAACAGTAGCTTTGGTTACCCACACGCTTGTAGTATGAGGGACAATATTTCCCATGAGGCACCCTATTTCACTCCAGTTTCACTCTTTAAGAAAGGAGAGATTTGCAAGTTGAACATTTTGGTTGTTGTTGCCAAGTATTTGGGTTGACTTGTTTGGTTGTAGTCTGCAGAAAATATCCATtaacatacagtcgtggccaaaagttttgagaatgacacaaatattaattttcacaaagtctgctgcctcagtttgtaggatggcaatttgcatatactccagaatgttatgaagagtgatcagatgaattgcaattaattgcaacatccctctttgccatgcaaattaactgaatctcccaaaaaatatttccactgcatttcaaccCTGCCACAATAGGACCAACTGACATCATGTCAgagattctctcgttaacacaggtgtgagtgttgacgaggacaaggctggagatcactctgtcatgctgattgagttcaaataacaga harbors:
- the LOC110523514 gene encoding adenosine receptor A2b, with the translated sequence MCSDVCREEEAPYLLPDSDSGCDLQLAPGPTMLNNASLVYIVLELVIACLAVTGNVLVCWAVCLNSTLQSITNYFVVSLAVADIAVGLLAIPFAITISTGFCANFHGCLFIACFVLVLTQSSIFSLLAIAVDRYIAIKRPLRYNSLVTAGRAKSIIAVCWVLTVGIGLTPMLGWNRGVNATNSSSCPEGMTECLFEGVVTLHYMVYFNFFGCVLVPLLVMLAIYARIFMAARRQLRLMDLKLAHMHTHGTSSSSTSSRSTLQKEVHAAKSLAIIMGLFAFCWLPLHIINCFNLFCQDCGRPHIWVMNIAIILSHANSVVNPFIYAYRIREFRHTFRRILRQHVLGHQEWNGGDRGVGGSISVMRTTTRINMVDGSCGTMMNSYALEPSPKLSPTRTPIGTHRAEKEASSTFCQWSPPRSDPAPISYIQNGYHSGDAPLSLSAVQSGVETKNLGGTTEVMEVTVETSHLCTSGLCPPHKPALTTQ